The following proteins are encoded in a genomic region of Hymenobacter siberiensis:
- a CDS encoding DUF4394 domain-containing protein: MATSLRSFSGRAGILLGLVVLAGPVALGQTVYGLGTLTAPYLGSPAGSQGLVAINVANGMAVGTPATVAGVAAGQSLVGMDFRPANAQLYALGYDTAALAPAPNAQLYTLNLTSGAATPVAPALRLELGRRTARIGFDFNPLADLIRVVSTTRANYRLSPSTGALAGTDTNLTYASGSPATPGIGAVAYTNAFPGATNTTLYAFDELNNGLLSVVSPPNGGVLTAPVTVMLQVPSGTYGIGSPQAIDFDIYFNAGLNRNEGFLMEVTAGGSSNFYRFNLTTGLATLVGNTVPAVVPFVIRDIAVGIGAPLATAPAALARLAAVYPNPARGTATLLLPATLRGNQPTLVTVTDNLGRPVLTRTLAAGPAEALDLPLAGLAPGVYSVQARTAAGLVAKRLMVQ; the protein is encoded by the coding sequence ATGGCTACTTCTTTACGTTCGTTTTCCGGGCGGGCCGGTATTTTGCTGGGCCTGGTCGTGCTGGCCGGCCCCGTCGCTCTGGGCCAGACGGTGTATGGGCTGGGCACGCTCACGGCTCCCTATCTGGGCTCGCCGGCCGGGTCGCAGGGCCTGGTTGCCATCAATGTGGCCAATGGCATGGCCGTGGGCACGCCCGCTACCGTGGCCGGCGTGGCGGCCGGCCAGAGCCTGGTAGGCATGGATTTCCGGCCTGCCAACGCCCAGCTCTACGCCCTGGGCTACGACACGGCCGCCCTGGCCCCCGCCCCCAATGCCCAGCTCTACACCCTGAACCTGACCAGCGGGGCCGCCACACCGGTAGCGCCCGCCCTGCGCCTGGAGCTGGGCCGCCGCACCGCCCGCATCGGCTTCGACTTCAACCCCCTGGCCGACCTGATTCGGGTGGTGAGCACTACCCGCGCCAACTACCGCCTCAGCCCCAGCACCGGCGCGCTGGCCGGCACCGATACCAACCTGACCTATGCCAGCGGCTCCCCGGCCACGCCCGGCATTGGGGCCGTGGCCTACACCAACGCCTTTCCCGGCGCGACCAACACCACACTCTACGCCTTCGACGAGCTGAATAACGGCCTGCTTTCGGTAGTGAGCCCGCCCAATGGCGGCGTACTCACAGCCCCGGTTACGGTGATGCTGCAGGTGCCGTCGGGCACGTATGGCATTGGGTCGCCGCAGGCCATCGATTTCGATATTTATTTCAATGCCGGCCTCAACCGCAACGAAGGCTTCCTGATGGAGGTGACGGCTGGCGGCAGCAGCAACTTCTACCGCTTCAATCTGACAACCGGCCTGGCCACGCTGGTGGGTAACACGGTACCGGCAGTAGTGCCCTTCGTTATCCGCGACATTGCGGTGGGCATTGGTGCGCCGCTGGCCACAGCCCCGGCCGCCCTGGCACGGCTGGCGGCGGTGTACCCCAATCCGGCCCGGGGCACGGCCACCCTGCTCCTGCCCGCCACCCTGCGCGGCAACCAGCCCACGCTGGTAACCGTGACCGATAACCTGGGCCGCCCGGTGCTCACGCGCACCCTGGCCGCCGGCCCCGCCGAAGCCCTTGACCTGCCGCTGGCCGGCCTTGCCCCCGGCGTGTATTCGGTGCAGGCCCGCACGGCGGCTGGCCTCGTGGCCAAGCGACTGATGGTGCAATAA
- a CDS encoding putative quinol monooxygenase, translated as MVKVALLVRLEVKPGHEQTVADFLAGALPIVEAEPATTTWYALRLGPSTFGIFDTFLDEAGRKAHLAGQVAAALGTHADLWASPPHIEMVDILASKGA; from the coding sequence ATGGTAAAAGTTGCGCTGTTAGTTCGCCTCGAAGTAAAACCTGGTCATGAGCAGACCGTCGCCGATTTTCTGGCCGGGGCCCTGCCCATCGTCGAAGCGGAGCCTGCTACGACCACCTGGTACGCCCTGCGCCTGGGCCCTTCTACGTTCGGTATTTTCGATACTTTCCTCGATGAAGCCGGCCGCAAAGCCCATCTCGCCGGGCAGGTAGCCGCCGCCCTGGGCACCCACGCCGACCTGTGGGCTAGCCCGCCCCACATTGAAATGGTAGACATTCTGGCCTCGAAAGGCGCGTAA
- a CDS encoding transposase family protein has product MTLSDDTQYLHDLSPTESGRVHDKKMVDLYPLCLPVGSVLRQDLGFLGHRPPGVLIEMPHKKPPKGELIFSQLLYNQLLSPLRVVIEHVHSGIKRLRMVRDKLRLRGDWFRDTVMVVACGQHNLRVRSQHRAYLTHAPANLDK; this is encoded by the coding sequence ATCACCTTATCCGACGATACGCAGTACCTGCACGATCTTTCGCCCACCGAGTCCGGGCGGGTGCACGACAAAAAAATGGTCGACCTCTACCCCCTGTGCCTGCCGGTCGGCAGCGTGCTGCGGCAGGATTTGGGCTTCCTCGGCCATCGGCCGCCGGGGGTGCTCATCGAGATGCCCCATAAGAAGCCGCCGAAAGGCGAGCTGATCTTTTCCCAGCTGCTCTACAACCAGTTGCTCAGCCCGTTGCGGGTGGTCATTGAACACGTCCACAGCGGCATCAAGCGCTTACGGATGGTCCGCGACAAGCTGCGCCTACGCGGCGACTGGTTTCGCGACACCGTGATGGTGGTGGCTTGCGGACAGCACAACCTGCGCGTCCGCAGCCAACACCGGGCTTATCTCACACACGCACCCGCCAATCTTGACAAGTAA
- a CDS encoding histone deacetylase family protein encodes MPRLATSDHYTLDLPAGHRFPIAKYALIREQLLWQSIAEPADFYEPGLCAEADVLRVHTADYWHRVRDLQLMPREVRSLGLPQSPKLVRRSLSSSAGTLQSALHALCDGIGLNLAGGTHHAFADRGEGFCVLNDQAIAAAHLLAHGLARQVLIVDLDVHQGDGTAAIFRNEPRVFTFSMHAGANYPLRKEQSDLDVALALGTDDAAYLAQLAATLGPLVERVRPDFIFYQAGVDVLATDKLGKLALTPAGCRRRDELVLGLCHARHLPVAVSMGGGYSERLADIVDAHCNTFRVAFELWP; translated from the coding sequence ATGCCCCGCCTCGCCACTTCCGACCACTACACCCTCGACCTGCCCGCCGGCCACCGCTTCCCCATCGCCAAATACGCCCTGATTCGGGAGCAGCTCCTGTGGCAGAGCATTGCCGAGCCGGCCGATTTCTACGAGCCCGGCCTCTGCGCCGAGGCCGATGTGCTACGCGTGCACACCGCCGACTACTGGCACCGCGTACGCGACCTCCAACTCATGCCCCGCGAAGTGCGCAGCCTGGGCCTGCCGCAAAGCCCAAAGCTGGTGCGCCGCTCGCTGAGCAGCAGCGCGGGCACGCTGCAATCGGCCCTGCATGCCTTGTGCGACGGCATCGGCCTGAACCTGGCCGGCGGCACCCACCACGCCTTCGCCGACCGGGGCGAAGGTTTCTGTGTGCTCAACGACCAGGCCATTGCCGCCGCGCACCTGTTGGCGCACGGACTGGCCCGGCAAGTTTTGATTGTGGACCTTGACGTGCACCAGGGCGATGGCACGGCGGCCATTTTCCGCAACGAGCCGCGCGTGTTCACATTCTCGATGCACGCCGGAGCCAATTACCCGTTGCGCAAGGAGCAGTCGGACCTGGATGTTGCGCTGGCGCTGGGCACCGATGATGCAGCATATCTGGCGCAGCTTGCGGCTACGCTGGGACCACTGGTGGAGCGCGTGCGGCCCGATTTCATCTTCTACCAGGCGGGGGTGGACGTGCTGGCGACGGACAAGCTGGGCAAGCTGGCGCTCACGCCCGCCGGCTGCCGGCGGCGCGACGAGCTGGTGCTGGGCCTGTGCCACGCCCGCCACCTGCCGGTGGCAGTGAGCATGGGCGGCGGCTACTCCGAGCGGCTGGCCGATATCGTGGACGCGCACTGCAACACGTTTCGGGTGGCCTTTGAGCTGTGGCCGTAA
- a CDS encoding PD-(D/E)XK nuclease-like domain-containing protein: protein MPTLPAPRPDLLRLDYDTYRALPAIANSDLSRLRDALDGRPPRPQTSANEGALSFGTAFHTALLEPADYVAGQPGLNDTLVWWLVEGVKLNTQLVSLLEYGTPEVSVLFTEPESDTLCKLRADLVVAHPDEPFTIIDFKTTSARDADHFLWQCSAYDYDRQAAFYTDALRAERFLLVGVQKNEPFGVFIIEVSEQMLAEGRQKYQRLLRLLKAPGTAPAFRAEAVQAAVAALGQAEENRPAE from the coding sequence ATGCCAACTTTGCCCGCCCCGCGCCCCGACCTGCTGCGCCTCGACTACGATACCTACCGCGCCCTACCCGCCATTGCCAATTCCGACCTCTCGCGCCTGCGCGATGCCCTCGACGGCCGCCCGCCCCGCCCCCAAACCAGTGCCAACGAAGGCGCCCTGAGCTTTGGCACCGCTTTCCATACCGCCCTGCTGGAACCCGCCGACTACGTGGCCGGCCAGCCCGGCCTGAACGATACGCTGGTGTGGTGGCTGGTGGAGGGCGTGAAGCTGAACACGCAGCTGGTCAGCCTGCTGGAGTACGGAACTCCCGAAGTGAGCGTGCTTTTCACCGAGCCCGAATCTGACACGCTCTGTAAGCTGCGGGCCGACCTCGTGGTGGCTCACCCCGACGAGCCGTTCACCATCATCGACTTCAAAACCACCAGCGCCCGCGACGCCGACCATTTCCTCTGGCAATGCTCGGCTTACGACTACGACCGGCAGGCCGCCTTCTACACCGATGCCCTGCGCGCCGAGCGGTTCCTGCTGGTGGGCGTGCAAAAAAACGAGCCCTTCGGCGTTTTCATCATCGAAGTGAGCGAGCAGATGCTGGCCGAAGGCCGCCAGAAATACCAGCGCCTGCTGCGCCTGCTAAAAGCCCCCGGCACCGCCCCCGCCTTCCGCGCCGAAGCCGTGCAGGCGGCGGTGGCCGCCCTGGGCCAGGCCGAGGAAAACCGGCCGGCGGAATAG
- a CDS encoding transposase family protein: MNYVALRERPTQFLALTSLLPAEFDDLLTDFTPRWERYHRYHTLDGDRRRIPAHRERANATLAGTDTKLFFLLTYLKTNFLQQHQATSFGVSQTRVSRLAGPLLDVLNQTLAARHLLPVRDGAQLAQCLAAHPVKVFTCDGVERGIPRNADRAAQEEEYSAKKKSTP, translated from the coding sequence ATGAATTATGTGGCCCTGCGCGAGCGGCCGACGCAGTTTTTGGCCTTGACCAGCCTGCTGCCCGCCGAATTTGATGACCTGCTCACTGACTTTACGCCCCGTTGGGAGCGCTACCACCGCTACCATACCCTCGACGGCGACCGGCGGCGCATCCCGGCGCACCGGGAACGGGCCAACGCCACCTTAGCGGGCACCGACACGAAGCTTTTTTTCTTGCTGACCTACCTCAAAACCAATTTCTTGCAGCAGCACCAGGCTACCAGCTTCGGCGTGTCGCAGACCCGCGTGAGCCGCCTGGCGGGCCCCTTGCTCGACGTGCTCAACCAGACGCTGGCCGCCCGGCACCTGCTGCCCGTGCGCGACGGGGCGCAGCTGGCCCAGTGCCTGGCCGCGCACCCGGTGAAGGTCTTCACCTGCGACGGGGTGGAGCGCGGCATTCCGCGCAACGCCGACCGGGCAGCACAGGAAGAAGAGTACAGCGCCAAAAAAAAGTCCACGCCCTGA
- a CDS encoding TetR/AcrR family transcriptional regulator, with protein MTTAPTIPIIPADTRIRILDLAEGLLLERGFNAFSYQHLAKELGVKPAAIHYHYPSKDDLGMAIVARQLRRLRKWRDLPRVADLLPVAQFEALLAVYDTHLGHERRVCLFGALAADFRTLPVPMQAELRTFNRELTEWLAQVLAVGRVTGTLRFVGSPAAKAAQVLTTLAGALQVARVHDETPFQVIVGQLRLELLA; from the coding sequence ATGACCACTGCCCCTACAATCCCCATCATTCCTGCTGACACCCGCATCCGCATCCTCGACCTGGCCGAAGGGCTGTTGTTGGAACGGGGCTTTAATGCCTTCAGCTACCAGCATCTGGCCAAAGAATTGGGGGTGAAGCCGGCCGCCATTCATTACCACTACCCGAGCAAGGACGACCTGGGCATGGCAATTGTGGCTCGGCAGCTGCGCCGCCTGCGCAAGTGGCGCGACCTGCCCCGCGTGGCCGACCTGCTGCCCGTCGCGCAATTCGAAGCCCTGCTGGCGGTGTATGACACGCACCTCGGCCATGAGCGCCGCGTGTGCCTGTTTGGCGCGCTGGCGGCCGATTTCCGGACCCTGCCCGTGCCCATGCAGGCCGAGCTCCGCACCTTCAACCGCGAGCTGACCGAGTGGCTGGCCCAGGTGCTGGCCGTGGGCCGGGTCACGGGTACCCTGCGCTTCGTGGGCAGCCCGGCGGCAAAGGCGGCGCAGGTACTCACTACGCTGGCCGGGGCCCTGCAAGTAGCCCGCGTGCACGACGAAACGCCCTTTCAGGTGATAGTGGGCCAGCTGCGGTTGGAGCTGCTGGCTTAA
- a CDS encoding J domain-containing protein, whose amino-acid sequence MVPVLTTEPPTGTLAQQAFRQAILDVENLRERLRDLRAEQAEARRRYWQQVGPAATAVVAARHALYAPLEEALLLSYFSRMEEAQITGVILGNAHNLEDRFGEDEAAIIRKYAPAGHRPAGAKPAAGRKKPEDSAPEFIPDPTLPPHEQAAAAARARRKTKAQRQQEAAALADQKQLETNAKTIYRQLARTHHPDLERDPEKQADKTAQMQRITEAYEADDLYTLLQLLAESAPADAAADDVLARYTRALLQQQIQLKQEMNELKYGPNGFAMASGKKQELELRQLKRDLRAEAEYVQHIGRMMSDADGLRDVLRQLAAEGLDSI is encoded by the coding sequence ATGGTCCCGGTACTGACCACTGAGCCGCCCACCGGAACCCTCGCGCAACAAGCATTCCGGCAGGCTATTCTGGATGTGGAGAACCTGCGCGAGCGGCTGCGCGACCTGCGCGCCGAGCAGGCCGAGGCCCGGCGGCGCTACTGGCAGCAGGTGGGGCCGGCGGCCACGGCCGTGGTGGCGGCCCGCCACGCGCTGTATGCGCCGCTGGAAGAAGCCCTGCTGCTGAGCTACTTCAGCCGCATGGAAGAAGCCCAGATTACGGGCGTGATTCTGGGCAATGCTCATAACCTAGAAGACCGGTTTGGAGAGGATGAAGCGGCCATTATCCGCAAATATGCCCCGGCCGGGCACCGCCCCGCAGGAGCCAAACCCGCCGCCGGGCGCAAAAAACCCGAAGATTCGGCCCCGGAGTTTATCCCCGACCCTACCCTGCCGCCGCACGAGCAGGCTGCCGCCGCCGCCCGCGCCCGTCGCAAAACCAAGGCCCAGCGCCAGCAGGAAGCCGCCGCGCTGGCCGACCAAAAGCAACTCGAAACCAACGCCAAAACCATCTACCGCCAGCTGGCCCGCACCCACCACCCCGACCTGGAGCGCGACCCCGAAAAGCAAGCCGACAAAACCGCCCAGATGCAGCGCATCACCGAGGCCTACGAGGCCGACGACCTCTACACGCTGCTACAGCTCCTAGCCGAATCGGCCCCCGCCGACGCGGCCGCCGACGATGTGCTGGCCCGCTACACTCGCGCCCTGCTCCAGCAGCAAATTCAGCTGAAACAGGAAATGAACGAGCTGAAATATGGCCCCAATGGCTTCGCCATGGCCTCGGGCAAGAAGCAGGAACTGGAGCTCCGCCAGCTCAAGCGCGACCTGCGCGCCGAGGCCGAATACGTGCAGCACATTGGCCGGATGATGAGCGATGCCGACGGCTTGCGTGATGTTTTGCGCCAGCTCGCCGCCGAAGGCCTGGATAGCATCTAG
- a CDS encoding transposase, with translation MAATHELLGAIQVVFVDSSFHGGFRRHLARRYGIRVEKPVHVLVRKTNFCIHAWRWIVERTFAWLDMNRRLPKEYDRTLRHANAWIAIVNIRRTLKFC, from the coding sequence GTGGCCGCCACGCACGAACTGCTGGGGGCCATCCAGGTCGTTTTCGTGGACAGTTCCTTTCACGGCGGTTTCCGCCGGCACCTGGCCCGGCGCTACGGCATCCGGGTCGAGAAACCGGTGCACGTACTGGTGCGGAAAACCAATTTCTGCATCCACGCCTGGCGCTGGATTGTCGAGCGCACGTTCGCGTGGCTCGACATGAACCGGCGCTTGCCCAAAGAATACGACCGGACGTTGCGTCATGCAAATGCCTGGATTGCAATAGTTAACATTCGCAGAACCCTGAAGTTCTGCTAA
- a CDS encoding alpha/beta fold hydrolase — MTNTYSPAHSLLMTAAPLPAAPKIRYPSPPPGLRWLRWQLRVQWAIMPTRAFRQAWGLFVTPRRLALKAWEGPALASARRRTVAAGTGTVAVYEWGPAAAPAVLLVHGWEHRASFWGAWVAPLLAAGYRVVALDGPAHGESSGRQVTLTDFGGAVQAVVNTLGAVRAIVAHSFGAASVAGLPVRLPAGAALPRLVLISAPVGPRVVAERFADFLHLPQGLVARFAAHIEQNTGRPADSFAAAVSGPSIGAEKVLVLHDEADEIIPFAESGQIVAAWPGAVLHATRGLGHNRILRDAGVVQSVVRFIV, encoded by the coding sequence ATGACCAATACCTATTCGCCCGCGCATTCCTTACTTATGACCGCTGCCCCGCTGCCTGCTGCTCCTAAAATTCGCTATCCTTCGCCGCCGCCGGGCTTGCGCTGGCTACGCTGGCAGCTGCGGGTGCAGTGGGCCATAATGCCCACGCGGGCGTTTCGGCAGGCGTGGGGGCTGTTTGTGACGCCGCGCCGCCTGGCCCTCAAAGCCTGGGAAGGCCCCGCCCTGGCCAGTGCTCGCCGCCGCACCGTGGCGGCCGGTACCGGCACCGTGGCCGTGTATGAGTGGGGGCCGGCTGCCGCCCCGGCGGTGCTGCTGGTGCACGGCTGGGAGCATCGGGCCAGCTTTTGGGGGGCGTGGGTGGCCCCGCTGCTGGCGGCCGGCTACCGCGTGGTGGCCCTCGATGGTCCCGCGCACGGCGAATCGAGCGGCCGGCAGGTCACGCTCACCGATTTTGGTGGGGCCGTGCAGGCGGTGGTGAATACGTTGGGGGCGGTGCGCGCCATCGTGGCGCACTCGTTTGGGGCGGCGTCGGTGGCGGGGCTGCCGGTGCGGCTGCCGGCGGGGGCGGCATTGCCGCGCCTCGTGCTCATTAGTGCGCCGGTGGGGCCGCGGGTGGTGGCCGAGCGGTTTGCCGATTTCCTGCACCTGCCCCAAGGGTTGGTGGCGCGGTTTGCGGCCCACATCGAGCAGAATACCGGCCGGCCCGCCGATTCCTTTGCCGCTGCCGTCTCGGGGCCGTCCATCGGGGCCGAAAAGGTGCTGGTGCTGCACGACGAGGCCGACGAAATCATCCCTTTCGCCGAAAGTGGGCAGATTGTGGCCGCCTGGCCCGGCGCGGTGCTGCACGCCACGCGCGGCCTGGGCCACAACCGCATTCTGCGCGATGCCGGCGTGGTGCAATCCGTGGTGCGCTTCATCGTGTAG
- a CDS encoding MOSC domain-containing protein — translation MAFPFFGDDKSTVARLLGTLPQTGRVTWIGQRPLRREPLVSVPEVELKTDSHMLGDHARPKAGGKRQVTLIQHEHLAAVAGYLGLDAPLDPARLRRNLVVSGLNLLALKNRQIHIGDEVILDITGECHPCSRMEEELGPGGYNAMRGHGGLTAHIAQGGIIRVGDAVRVVA, via the coding sequence ATGGCTTTTCCTTTTTTTGGCGACGATAAATCGACGGTGGCGCGCCTGCTGGGCACCCTGCCCCAAACCGGCCGCGTGACCTGGATTGGCCAGCGCCCGCTGCGTCGCGAGCCACTGGTGTCAGTGCCCGAAGTCGAATTAAAAACCGACTCCCACATGCTCGGCGACCACGCCCGGCCCAAGGCGGGCGGCAAGCGGCAGGTCACGCTTATTCAGCACGAGCACCTAGCGGCGGTGGCGGGCTACCTGGGGCTGGATGCGCCGCTGGACCCTGCCCGCCTGCGCCGCAACCTAGTGGTGAGCGGTCTGAACCTGCTGGCCCTGAAAAACCGTCAGATTCACATCGGCGATGAGGTTATTCTCGACATCACCGGCGAGTGCCACCCCTGCTCGCGCATGGAGGAAGAGCTGGGCCCCGGCGGCTACAACGCCATGCGCGGGCACGGCGGCCTCACGGCCCACATTGCGCAGGGCGGCATCATTCGGGTGGGCGATGCGGTGCGGGTAGTGGCGTAG
- a CDS encoding transposase has product MVKRRSKWPLVEIVNAILYVLKNGCVWRDVPGDLPPWSTAYWYFDKWEADGTWARVSACLTVSSREHAQKKPAPRP; this is encoded by the coding sequence GTGGTCAAGCGGCGCAGCAAATGGCCGCTGGTGGAAATCGTCAATGCCATTTTGTACGTGCTCAAAAACGGGTGCGTCTGGCGGGACGTACCGGGCGATTTACCGCCCTGGAGCACGGCGTACTGGTACTTTGACAAGTGGGAAGCCGACGGCACCTGGGCGCGGGTAAGCGCCTGTTTGACGGTGAGCAGCCGGGAACACGCCCAAAAAAAGCCTGCCCCACGGCCGTGA